DNA from Longimicrobium sp.:
CCTTTGCCATCGGCGAATGGAAACGGGCGACTGCCCCCATCGTAGAGACGATCGCGCCGGGCTGCAAGCGCGGCCGCCGCCCGGCGTTCGGCCAAACCCTAGGAGGGGTCCATCCCGTCGCGCTGCTCCTGCGGCGAAACGGCGGCGCGCAGCAGCAGCCACATCTCCGACTCGCTGAAGCCGGTCCAATCCGGGGGAAGGGGATAGAAGCGGCGCGTCACCTCGCCGCATTGAAAGCACAGCCACCCGCCCACCATCAGCTCGGGAAGCGACTGGCTGGAGCGGGAGCGGTCGGGGATCACCTCCCACACGGTCCACGCAACACCGTCGGGGTCGTTGAAGGTGCGAAGCGTCATCGGCGGCGGGCGGACACGCGGGTCGACGGCTCCCGCTCGGGTTCGGTGCTCTCGGTGTGCGTATGTCTCGCAATTATGATGTGTGCCGCGCGGCAGGGCAACGGATTCCTCTCTCACGCGGAGCCGCGGAGAAAAGCAGAGAGCCGCGGAGGGCGCCGAAGCCCTCCGCGGCTCATCCGTTCCTCCGCGGCTCCGCGTGATCCGTCGTTCGATGGGACGCGGGATCAGCCTTCCGCCATGATGTCCAGCAGCTGGCGGAGCGTCGTTTCACCGCGGTCCCGCGCATACCAGGTGCGGACGTCGCGGTAGATGTCGTCCGCGGCACGGATGCCGGCGCGCTTTTCCCGCAGCACGAACTCCTGCAACTCCGAGGGCCGCGGGCCCCAGCGCCCCGCCACGCTCCCGTCCTCGCGCAGCACGATCGCGATGGGAATCGAGCGCGAGCCGTAGGTCAGGAACGCATCCATCAGCTCCGGGTTCTCGTCCCGCTTCACCATCCGCATCTCCACCTGGGGAAGCGCATCGGCCAGGCGCGCCATCCAGGGAATGGTGTTGAACGCGTCGCCGCACCAGTCCTCGGAAATCACCAGGATCCGCCACCGCCCGCCGATCTCCTGCCCACGCTGCACCGCCCACTCCGGCGCCCGGGCGCGCTGCCAGGTGCCCTTCCACATGTCGGCGTGCTTCACCACCTCGCGGTTCAGGTAGTCGTCCCAGCTGAACGCACCGTCCCAGCAGGCCTGCAGGTCCAGCTCCGTCGTCGTCGCCATCATCCCTCCCTCGTCCACGTGCCCTCGCCACCCGGGTAAGATCGCATGCAAATGCTACGCTGGCGGGCGCCGGGTGCGCGCCGCTCGCTGCTGCGTGGTGGTACACCGGTGGGCGGACGGGGATCGGCGCAGCGGCCGGACGATGGCGCGCAAGTGCTTGCACGAGGGCGGGATGCGGCGGATGGAACGCGGACCCGAGGCGTCGCCGGGGTGGGGCGGGGCGGCAGCGTTCTTGCAAACGGCCTCCGGGACCGCGGCGGTCCGGTGCCGCAGGCTCTCTGAACCATCAACGGTGCAGCCCATGATCAGCAGACAGGATCTCGAACGCCTGATTCAGCGCCAGGACGGGGACAAGCCGGTGCTGT
Protein-coding regions in this window:
- a CDS encoding thioredoxin family protein, coding for MMATTTELDLQACWDGAFSWDDYLNREVVKHADMWKGTWQRARAPEWAVQRGQEIGGRWRILVISEDWCGDAFNTIPWMARLADALPQVEMRMVKRDENPELMDAFLTYGSRSIPIAIVLREDGSVAGRWGPRPSELQEFVLREKRAGIRAADDIYRDVRTWYARDRGETTLRQLLDIMAEG